In a single window of the Rhodopirellula bahusiensis genome:
- a CDS encoding coiled-coil domain-containing protein, with product MTNFIATKLRGTPKNKKNRRGKKSRRRERVLSMEALQSRELMAADFSWLGDTLQVRGTDGNDFIAVQNDVTGTRVFAGDTIQSELEGRPFAEASRIKVAGGDGDDVLFSYQSEIPVSLFGESGNDFLFSDQATAAMDGGEGLDWIYDSQLEGVWEDALGVEGFDLDLSDLDAVPQFDSNDRISLQVELDGRTEIAGQLIDVSGAVEVSESGVNVHVAGSVDSWSDAFGVAGLELKDTQIVLDTSSDELAGDAYRVHVDSHLDTDGTLIGIAGTVDLAPETVDASFTGSIENWGDAFGIDDLDLQQAELSISGSVDEQSDSEFSIEIGADMLIDSTLVAVAGVLHISPERIDAQLSGSVENWANAFGIEQLSLSNAHLNVVASTDRKEDHRVAVGIQADMRVENTDVEVAGSVEITPDNIDVVMTGNVPHWDDAFGFDDLDLEDANLTVLASTDREGSQELYVDVDADMDLFGTYVGIGGMIQLTPNGVSTNLSGTVAGDWAGAFGIDALQLRDTELSIAHDPTDGDESGFNIELDTDLELFGSYVDVVGNLDFSLSGVSVSLSPPGELELENLLGISGFSLSSADVTLDAGTDGMSLSLDATMDMGSVDVDFEGLFSISQDEVSASLTGSIDRWDDAFDVSGLNLEDVVMTVGAEKSAAGASMFIGLGAGISIGAKEIEVAGLVGVGTTGWEVAFRGSIDVLASTDLVVFANTMTRAGDPDAKPIPSDALGDFEMQDAYINFAPYGGNEALGITDGFGIGGEFYKDGELLAAGEFVVDLETLSFEVGLNIPEIELGPVDLSDVIVDIRIATGDSYFRVAGSAEMMGAEVSLEGMIQSDGDFSLTGTANVDVAGLDASVTFTVDNSGMQFEAIVQGTLFNNVTNAVTGEMLEAAQSVQTKIDNAQAVVATAKSNVDKLNTELAEAKAEAQKEIDEIQSKLDSAKSIVDSARASKDYWYRVRKSRYNAWRSAQAATKRAAWYNYASYKAKEVAKYASYKYAATVYSAKVVTYHATSATYNTIRNSAGWVLDNVGVEANPEVLRIKALLAAGNLAVNSAEAILNGIEDANAHVLRGLEIANSLEVNHVLLSGNVSNYVSAGVHAEIDFSFNGYNQTIGLSLNTDRLVQDLTKKLAGSALGF from the coding sequence ATGACGAACTTCATCGCAACAAAACTGCGTGGCACGCCAAAAAACAAGAAGAATCGCCGCGGCAAGAAGAGCCGACGTCGTGAACGCGTGCTCTCGATGGAGGCACTGCAATCTCGCGAATTGATGGCGGCGGACTTTTCCTGGCTCGGTGACACGTTGCAAGTCCGAGGGACAGACGGCAACGATTTTATCGCCGTGCAAAACGACGTCACCGGAACCCGAGTCTTTGCCGGCGACACGATTCAATCTGAATTGGAAGGTCGCCCGTTCGCGGAGGCTTCTCGCATCAAAGTTGCGGGCGGCGACGGCGACGATGTCTTGTTCAGCTATCAGTCCGAGATCCCTGTCAGCCTGTTTGGTGAGTCAGGAAACGACTTCTTGTTCTCCGACCAAGCAACCGCGGCGATGGATGGCGGTGAAGGTCTGGATTGGATCTACGATTCACAATTGGAAGGTGTCTGGGAAGACGCACTCGGGGTCGAAGGTTTCGACTTGGACCTGAGCGATCTGGATGCGGTGCCCCAGTTTGACTCCAACGACCGAATCAGCTTGCAAGTCGAACTGGACGGACGAACTGAAATCGCGGGTCAACTCATCGACGTCTCTGGCGCGGTTGAGGTCAGCGAATCAGGAGTCAACGTTCACGTCGCTGGATCCGTGGACTCTTGGTCAGATGCTTTTGGCGTCGCTGGATTGGAACTGAAAGACACGCAAATCGTCCTCGACACCAGCTCGGATGAGTTGGCGGGAGATGCCTACCGCGTTCACGTCGATTCGCACCTGGATACCGACGGAACTTTGATCGGCATCGCCGGTACCGTTGATCTGGCTCCGGAAACCGTGGACGCATCGTTCACCGGAAGCATTGAAAACTGGGGCGATGCGTTTGGCATCGATGACTTGGATTTGCAACAAGCCGAGCTTTCGATCAGCGGATCCGTTGACGAGCAATCGGATTCCGAATTCAGCATTGAAATCGGCGCCGACATGTTGATCGATTCGACTCTCGTGGCGGTCGCCGGCGTTCTCCACATCTCCCCCGAACGCATCGACGCTCAACTGAGTGGCTCCGTCGAAAACTGGGCAAATGCTTTCGGAATCGAACAACTCTCGCTGAGCAACGCTCACCTGAACGTCGTCGCATCCACGGATCGCAAAGAGGACCATCGCGTTGCGGTTGGCATCCAGGCGGACATGCGAGTGGAAAACACGGACGTTGAAGTGGCGGGAAGTGTCGAGATCACACCAGACAACATCGACGTGGTGATGACAGGCAACGTTCCCCACTGGGACGATGCCTTTGGGTTCGATGACCTTGATTTGGAGGATGCCAACTTGACCGTTCTGGCGTCGACCGATCGAGAGGGTTCGCAAGAACTGTATGTTGATGTCGACGCTGACATGGATCTGTTCGGTACCTATGTCGGCATCGGCGGCATGATTCAGCTCACACCCAACGGAGTCAGCACGAACTTGTCAGGGACCGTTGCGGGAGATTGGGCCGGGGCGTTTGGCATCGATGCGTTGCAATTGAGAGACACTGAGTTGTCGATCGCACACGATCCCACCGACGGTGACGAGTCTGGATTCAACATTGAGCTGGACACGGACTTGGAGCTGTTTGGGAGCTACGTCGATGTGGTCGGAAACCTCGATTTCAGCTTGAGTGGCGTGTCGGTGAGCCTTTCTCCTCCGGGAGAATTGGAACTTGAGAACCTGCTGGGTATCTCCGGATTTTCGCTCAGCAGTGCCGACGTCACGCTCGACGCTGGAACCGACGGGATGAGCCTGTCCTTGGACGCGACGATGGACATGGGAAGCGTGGACGTCGACTTCGAAGGCCTGTTCTCCATCAGCCAAGACGAAGTTTCCGCAAGTCTCACGGGCAGCATTGACCGGTGGGACGATGCGTTTGATGTCTCCGGTTTGAATCTCGAAGACGTGGTCATGACCGTGGGTGCCGAAAAGAGTGCGGCTGGCGCGAGCATGTTCATCGGTTTGGGAGCCGGCATCAGCATCGGTGCCAAAGAGATCGAAGTCGCTGGGTTGGTCGGCGTCGGAACAACCGGATGGGAAGTCGCTTTCCGCGGCAGCATTGATGTGCTGGCGAGCACGGACCTGGTCGTCTTCGCCAACACGATGACCCGAGCAGGTGATCCGGATGCGAAGCCCATCCCAAGCGATGCCCTTGGCGATTTCGAAATGCAAGACGCGTACATCAACTTCGCTCCTTATGGTGGCAACGAAGCTCTCGGCATCACCGACGGGTTTGGGATTGGTGGTGAGTTCTACAAGGATGGCGAACTGCTCGCCGCTGGTGAGTTCGTCGTCGACCTGGAAACGCTCTCGTTCGAAGTTGGCTTGAACATTCCCGAGATTGAACTGGGGCCGGTGGATCTAAGCGACGTCATCGTTGACATCCGCATCGCGACGGGCGACTCGTATTTTCGCGTTGCCGGGTCGGCTGAGATGATGGGAGCGGAAGTCAGTTTGGAAGGCATGATCCAATCGGATGGCGACTTCTCGCTGACCGGAACTGCGAACGTGGACGTTGCCGGCTTGGATGCTTCGGTGACATTCACCGTGGACAACTCCGGCATGCAGTTCGAAGCGATCGTTCAAGGGACGCTGTTCAACAACGTCACCAATGCCGTCACCGGTGAGATGCTCGAAGCGGCGCAGAGTGTGCAAACGAAGATCGACAATGCTCAAGCGGTCGTTGCGACGGCAAAAAGCAACGTGGACAAACTGAACACAGAACTGGCCGAAGCGAAGGCAGAGGCACAGAAGGAGATCGACGAGATCCAATCGAAACTGGATTCGGCCAAAAGCATCGTGGACAGTGCTCGAGCCAGCAAAGATTATTGGTACCGAGTCCGCAAGTCACGCTACAACGCATGGCGAAGTGCTCAGGCCGCGACCAAACGTGCGGCTTGGTACAACTACGCATCCTACAAAGCAAAGGAAGTTGCCAAGTACGCCAGCTACAAATACGCCGCAACGGTTTACTCCGCGAAAGTGGTGACGTATCACGCGACTTCGGCAACGTACAACACCATTCGCAACTCGGCGGGTTGGGTGCTGGACAACGTTGGTGTCGAAGCCAACCCCGAAGTGTTGCGAATCAAAGCTCTGCTGGCCGCCGGGAACTTGGCCGTCAATTCAGCGGAAGCGATTCTGAATGGAATCGAAGATGCCAACGCACACGTCCTGCGAGGCTTGGAGATCGCCAATAGCCTGGAGGTCAATCACGTTTTGCTCTCCGGCAATGTCTCCAACTACGTCAGCGCCGGAGTGCACGCGGAGATCGACTTCAGCTTCAACGGCTACAACCAAACGATCGGACTGAGCCTGAACACCGATCGTTTGGTGCAAGACCTGACGAAGAAGTTGGCTGGATCGGCCCTGGGTTTCTAA
- a CDS encoding DUF1592 domain-containing protein: MLRPAFVFAVLLIFGFVEPSLGDDSKDQSEPIQAVDCSTLNGKVMCGYQGWFNCDGDGAGLGWRHWGRDSRKPLGPGNVTVDLWPDMSEYSPEERFATKFKHSDGSVAEVFSSANEQTVRRHFEWMREYGIDGAFVQRFATSLRSPASLSNRTAILNHCRRGAEENGRAFAVMYDLSGLREGELDIVRKDWARLVNDDAITDSDSYLHHNGMPLVAIWGVGFAERHQPGAYTLDDCKSLIAQLKQAGCSIMLGVPTGWRELERDCVTDPAVRTIFEMADVLSPWTPGRYRNPEQAQRHAEQTWQPDQQECDANRQGYLPVVFPGFSWFNLRNGQAPLDDIPRLEGQFLWSQIVAAKKAGAKMLYVAMFDEVDEATAIFKCTNDPPQGRDAEFLTYEGLPSDHYLKIVGRAAQLLRDEIAPTETLPKEWMTAQVGTSESGDAASDPVQPTALKEKQLVSDDLSAIREFVSDQCLDCHTGNDAEAGLDLHAFDFGADQFTQPDFATAEWEQILRRVNTRQMPPPDYGQPDETTYSQVTASLVSILDHHAQQFPRPGRVGAMRRMTRVEYQNAIRDLLAVTIDASDYLPKDESSHGFDNITVEELSPTHLNRYVSAAQKIARVAVGGLGNGPAGVTIRLPADRSQEKHVEGLPFGTRGGVLFDQHFPQTGEYEIELKLTRDRDEQVEGLHREHEIDVLVDRARVHQFKVYPPKKTGKYGGPDYTHSDSHLKQRLHFDAGRHSIGVTFPKTFSSLTEGKRQPFDANFNRHRHPRLTPAIYQVSIVGPFAPEGPGITTSRQAIFGENWSGENADRDEAEKILSRLARRAYRRPATDEELALLMDFFDEGFSAGKFDEGIESALTALLVNPNFLFRIESVDPDASATQEKNVVAVNDNELASRLASFLWSSLPDEELLDLADAKQLRNDDVLAGQVARMLDDPRANSLVRNFASQWLQLRNLDSITPDLRLFPDFDDNLRQSFQRETQLLFQDVLTNDRSVTDLIASQDTFLNERLATHYGIRGVTGSHFRRVKVSPESHRGGILRHGSILMVTSYATRTSPTIRGNWVMENIFGTPAPPPPPNVPNLKEKDTLAAMTVRERLAMHRANPTCASCHDLIDPLGFALENFDAVGRWRQFEGTLDVDSSGQLPDGTELQSVDELEAGIVARPDIFAQTVAEKLMTYALGRAVEPHDGPAIRRIVRGAAQSNYTLASLINGIVLSEPFRYREIASEPNNRHTSR; the protein is encoded by the coding sequence TTGCTTCGCCCCGCCTTTGTCTTTGCCGTCTTGTTGATTTTTGGGTTCGTTGAACCCTCGTTGGGTGACGATTCGAAGGACCAATCCGAGCCGATTCAAGCGGTCGATTGCAGCACGCTGAACGGCAAAGTGATGTGCGGCTACCAAGGATGGTTCAACTGCGACGGAGACGGCGCTGGACTTGGTTGGCGACATTGGGGGCGCGACTCGCGCAAGCCCCTTGGTCCGGGCAATGTCACGGTCGACCTTTGGCCGGACATGTCGGAATACTCCCCGGAAGAACGCTTTGCCACCAAGTTCAAGCATTCCGACGGCAGCGTCGCGGAAGTGTTCAGCAGTGCCAATGAACAAACCGTTCGGCGTCACTTCGAATGGATGCGAGAGTACGGAATCGATGGTGCGTTTGTCCAACGGTTCGCCACCTCGCTGCGATCTCCCGCCAGCCTCTCGAATCGAACGGCGATTTTGAATCACTGTCGTCGCGGCGCCGAAGAGAACGGGCGAGCCTTCGCCGTCATGTATGACTTGTCGGGGCTTCGAGAAGGAGAACTCGACATCGTTCGCAAGGACTGGGCTCGCTTGGTCAACGATGACGCGATCACCGACAGCGACTCTTACTTGCATCACAACGGCATGCCCCTCGTTGCGATTTGGGGTGTCGGTTTCGCCGAACGACACCAACCCGGTGCTTACACGCTGGATGATTGCAAATCGTTGATCGCTCAACTGAAACAAGCTGGCTGCAGCATCATGCTGGGTGTGCCGACCGGATGGCGAGAACTTGAGCGAGACTGCGTGACCGACCCCGCCGTTCGAACGATCTTCGAGATGGCGGATGTGCTTAGCCCGTGGACACCTGGACGCTATCGCAACCCAGAACAAGCCCAACGACATGCTGAGCAAACTTGGCAACCGGATCAACAGGAATGCGATGCCAACCGACAAGGCTACCTGCCCGTCGTCTTCCCCGGTTTCAGTTGGTTCAATCTTCGCAACGGGCAGGCTCCTCTGGATGACATCCCGCGATTGGAAGGCCAATTCCTTTGGTCGCAAATCGTGGCGGCGAAGAAAGCCGGAGCCAAGATGCTGTATGTCGCAATGTTTGACGAAGTCGATGAAGCGACGGCGATTTTCAAATGCACCAACGATCCACCGCAGGGACGCGACGCAGAATTCTTGACATACGAAGGTTTGCCCAGCGATCACTACCTCAAGATTGTCGGCCGAGCGGCTCAGTTGCTACGCGACGAGATTGCTCCCACCGAGACTCTGCCCAAGGAATGGATGACCGCCCAAGTCGGCACGTCTGAGAGCGGTGATGCTGCGAGCGATCCCGTTCAACCGACTGCATTGAAAGAGAAACAGCTGGTCTCGGACGATCTTTCTGCGATTCGCGAATTTGTTTCCGATCAGTGCTTGGATTGTCACACAGGAAACGATGCCGAAGCGGGATTGGATTTGCATGCGTTTGATTTCGGTGCCGATCAGTTCACGCAACCTGACTTCGCGACGGCTGAATGGGAACAGATTCTTCGACGCGTCAACACACGCCAGATGCCGCCGCCGGATTACGGCCAACCCGACGAGACAACCTACTCTCAAGTAACAGCCTCGTTGGTTTCGATTCTCGATCATCACGCCCAGCAGTTCCCACGACCGGGCCGAGTGGGAGCGATGCGGCGGATGACCCGTGTGGAGTATCAAAACGCGATCCGTGATTTGCTGGCGGTGACCATTGATGCATCGGACTACCTTCCCAAAGACGAATCCAGTCACGGTTTTGATAACATCACCGTCGAGGAACTCTCTCCGACTCACTTGAACCGCTACGTGTCGGCCGCGCAAAAAATCGCTCGCGTGGCCGTCGGAGGCTTGGGCAACGGCCCCGCCGGAGTGACGATTCGGTTGCCGGCCGACCGTTCGCAAGAAAAGCATGTTGAAGGCTTGCCGTTTGGAACCCGCGGCGGCGTGTTGTTCGATCAACACTTCCCGCAAACGGGTGAGTACGAAATCGAATTGAAATTGACTCGCGACCGAGACGAACAAGTCGAGGGTTTGCATCGCGAACACGAAATCGATGTGCTGGTCGATCGTGCTCGAGTCCACCAGTTCAAGGTGTATCCACCCAAGAAGACCGGCAAGTACGGCGGTCCCGATTACACGCATTCGGATTCTCACCTGAAACAGCGTCTGCACTTCGACGCCGGCCGGCATTCGATTGGCGTCACCTTTCCCAAGACGTTCTCGTCGCTGACCGAGGGCAAACGACAGCCATTTGATGCCAACTTCAATCGGCACCGCCATCCACGCCTGACGCCGGCGATCTATCAGGTTTCGATCGTGGGCCCGTTTGCTCCGGAAGGTCCCGGCATCACCACCAGTCGCCAAGCAATCTTCGGCGAGAACTGGTCTGGTGAAAACGCCGACCGGGACGAAGCGGAAAAGATTCTCTCGCGGTTGGCTCGCCGAGCCTATCGCCGTCCCGCCACGGATGAGGAGCTGGCGTTGTTGATGGACTTCTTTGACGAAGGTTTCTCAGCCGGCAAGTTTGATGAGGGCATCGAGTCCGCTCTCACTGCGTTGTTGGTCAACCCAAACTTCCTGTTCCGGATTGAATCCGTTGATCCGGATGCCTCGGCAACACAAGAAAAGAATGTTGTCGCCGTCAATGATAATGAGTTGGCGTCTCGATTGGCGTCGTTCTTGTGGAGCAGTTTGCCCGACGAAGAATTGTTGGACCTCGCCGACGCCAAGCAATTGCGAAACGATGACGTGCTGGCGGGACAAGTCGCAAGAATGCTGGACGATCCTCGTGCCAATTCGCTCGTCAGGAATTTCGCTTCGCAGTGGTTGCAGTTACGCAACTTGGATTCGATCACGCCTGACCTGCGTTTGTTCCCCGACTTCGATGACAACCTTCGGCAGTCTTTTCAACGCGAGACGCAATTGTTGTTTCAGGACGTATTGACGAACGATCGAAGCGTCACCGATCTGATCGCTTCGCAAGACACCTTTTTGAACGAACGTTTGGCCACGCATTACGGGATCCGAGGCGTCACCGGAAGTCATTTCCGCCGCGTCAAAGTTTCACCGGAGTCACATCGTGGCGGCATCTTGCGGCACGGCAGCATTCTGATGGTCACCTCGTACGCCACGCGAACTTCGCCAACGATTCGCGGCAACTGGGTGATGGAAAACATCTTCGGAACTCCGGCTCCTCCACCACCACCGAACGTTCCCAACTTGAAAGAGAAAGACACGCTCGCGGCGATGACAGTCCGCGAGCGGCTGGCCATGCACCGAGCCAATCCGACTTGTGCGAGTTGCCATGACTTGATCGATCCGCTTGGGTTCGCACTCGAAAACTTTGACGCGGTCGGACGGTGGCGACAATTTGAAGGCACGCTGGATGTCGATTCGTCGGGCCAACTCCCAGATGGTACCGAGTTGCAATCGGTCGATGAACTGGAAGCCGGCATCGTCGCTCGCCCGGACATCTTTGCTCAAACCGTCGCCGAAAAACTGATGACATACGCACTCGGACGAGCCGTCGAGCCACACGATGGACCGGCAATCCGCCGCATCGTTCGTGGTGCAGCGCAGTCCAACTACACGCTGGCTTCTTTGATCAACGGCATCGTTCTAAGCGAGCCGTTTCGGTACCGAGAAATCGCGTCTGAACCGAACAATCGCCACACATCCCGATGA